The following are encoded in a window of Trichormus variabilis 0441 genomic DNA:
- the kdpA gene encoding potassium-transporting ATPase subunit KdpA: MLQGWLQIVLTLLIVVAITPFFGRYMARVYQEQRTLLDPILNPVERLVYSLIGVATKENMTGWQYARAILYSNIVMGLLIFFIIMNQGWLPFNPTKIGAPTWDTALHTTISFITNTNQQHYSGETYLSYASQMWGLGYHMFTSAATGLAVGIAFIRGLTGRPLGNFYVDLTRSITRVLLPICIVGGIALMAAGVPETLAGPVVFPTLEDPNISQAIARGPVAHFEIIKQLGENGGGFFAINSAHPFENPNGFSNLILIVAMISIPTSLIYTYGLFANNTKQAWLVYGMVGVIYVTFIIITAIGEYNGNPAVNALLGSTQPNLEGKEVRFGWAQSALFAVTTTGTMCGAVNSLHDSFMPNGGFVTLSNMFLQIIWGGQGTGTAYLFAYLILAVFATGLMVGRTPEFLGRKIEKREVVLASFLILLVHPIAIMIPAGIALAFPDQLAGISNPGFHGLSQVIYEYASAAANNGSGFEGLGDSQPSPIAIATGATTTTTALWWNLSACFSLLAGRYIPIIGLLLLADSLSRKQQVPFTAGTLRTDTGLFTGVTAGVILILGALTFFPVLAFGPIGEAFWIARGIG, from the coding sequence ATGCTACAAGGATGGCTGCAAATAGTATTAACGCTACTAATTGTCGTAGCAATAACTCCCTTTTTTGGGCGATATATGGCGCGTGTCTACCAAGAACAACGCACTTTGCTCGATCCAATATTGAACCCTGTGGAGCGATTAGTTTACTCTCTGATTGGTGTTGCCACTAAAGAAAATATGACAGGTTGGCAATATGCCAGAGCCATCTTGTACAGCAACATAGTCATGGGGTTGCTGATATTCTTCATCATCATGAATCAAGGATGGCTACCTTTCAACCCTACCAAAATAGGTGCGCCAACTTGGGATACAGCATTACACACTACTATTTCCTTTATTACTAATACTAACCAGCAGCATTATTCTGGTGAAACCTACCTCAGCTATGCCAGTCAAATGTGGGGTCTTGGTTATCATATGTTCACTTCGGCGGCGACAGGTTTGGCGGTGGGGATTGCTTTTATTCGGGGGTTGACTGGTAGACCATTAGGCAACTTTTATGTAGACCTAACCCGCAGTATTACAAGAGTTTTGCTACCTATTTGTATTGTTGGTGGGATTGCGCTGATGGCGGCTGGTGTTCCCGAAACCTTAGCAGGGCCAGTTGTATTTCCTACTTTAGAAGACCCTAACATTAGTCAGGCGATCGCTCGCGGCCCCGTAGCTCATTTTGAAATCATCAAGCAATTAGGAGAAAACGGCGGCGGCTTTTTTGCCATCAACTCAGCACACCCCTTTGAAAATCCCAACGGGTTTTCTAACTTAATTCTGATTGTGGCGATGATTTCCATACCCACATCTTTAATTTATACCTATGGTTTGTTTGCTAACAATACCAAACAAGCTTGGTTAGTTTATGGCATGGTAGGTGTTATTTACGTAACATTTATTATCATCACTGCCATTGGTGAATATAACGGCAACCCGGCTGTCAATGCGCTTTTGGGAAGTACGCAACCGAACTTAGAAGGAAAAGAAGTCCGGTTTGGCTGGGCGCAGTCTGCATTGTTCGCCGTCACTACAACTGGAACCATGTGCGGTGCAGTTAATAGTTTACATGACTCCTTTATGCCTAATGGGGGTTTTGTCACCCTCTCTAATATGTTTCTGCAAATTATTTGGGGTGGACAAGGTACAGGAACAGCTTACTTATTTGCCTACTTAATTCTGGCGGTATTTGCAACGGGTTTAATGGTAGGACGCACACCAGAATTTCTCGGACGCAAAATAGAAAAACGCGAAGTGGTGCTTGCCAGTTTTCTAATTCTCTTAGTCCACCCCATCGCCATTATGATTCCTGCCGGAATCGCTTTGGCATTTCCCGATCAACTAGCAGGAATTAGTAATCCTGGCTTTCATGGCCTATCTCAAGTGATTTATGAGTATGCTTCCGCCGCAGCTAATAATGGTTCGGGCTTTGAAGGTTTAGGAGATTCTCAACCCTCACCTATTGCTATTGCAACTGGTGCAACAACTACCACAACTGCTTTATGGTGGAACCTCAGTGCTTGCTTTAGTCTTCTCGCCGGACGCTACATCCCCATTATCGGTTTGCTGTTATTAGCAGATAGTCTGTCCCGCAAGCAACAAGTTCCGTTTACGGCTGGAACATTGCGGACTGACACCGGATTATTTACAGGCGTAACCGCAGGCGTAATTTTAATCCTCGGCGCATTGACATTCTTCCCAGTTCTAGCATTTGGCCCCATCGGTGAAGCCTTCTGGATTGCCAGAGGGATTGGATAA
- a CDS encoding response regulator transcription factor produces the protein MSSIPIKILLVEDDELFRLGLRVRLQQEPGLEIVAEAEDGETAIELLKQIPLDVVLLDVGLPGIGGIEACKQIKQQNPLLPVLVFTSHSQKPLITRLIEAGAQGYCLKGIAAEKLVLALRSVASGASWWDATATQEIRSSLSYETPQLEPENRAKLSNPLTGREQEILSLLAAGKTNQEIAHQLCIAPGTVRVHIHAILQKLEVSDRTQAVLVALQKQLIKSQ, from the coding sequence ATGTCCTCTATCCCAATTAAAATTCTGCTTGTTGAGGACGATGAACTCTTCCGCTTGGGTTTACGCGTGCGATTGCAACAAGAACCAGGGTTAGAGATTGTTGCTGAGGCTGAAGATGGTGAAACAGCTATTGAACTACTTAAGCAAATTCCTCTGGATGTAGTGCTTTTGGATGTAGGTTTGCCAGGAATTGGGGGAATCGAAGCTTGTAAACAAATTAAACAGCAAAACCCTCTATTACCAGTTTTAGTTTTCACTTCCCATTCGCAAAAACCTCTAATTACACGTTTGATTGAAGCAGGCGCACAAGGCTACTGTCTCAAAGGAATTGCTGCGGAAAAATTAGTGTTAGCATTACGTTCTGTGGCGAGTGGTGCTTCCTGGTGGGATGCAACTGCAACACAAGAAATTCGTTCTTCATTGAGTTACGAGACACCTCAACTTGAGCCAGAAAATAGAGCAAAGCTTTCCAACCCGCTAACTGGGCGTGAACAAGAAATTCTGTCACTATTAGCGGCTGGAAAAACTAATCAAGAAATCGCTCACCAACTGTGTATTGCACCTGGAACAGTGCGAGTTCATATTCATGCCATTTTACAGAAATTAGAAGTGAGCGATCGCACTCAAGCTGTGCTTGTTGCTTTACAAAAACAGTTAATCAAAAGTCAGTAG
- a CDS encoding ABC transporter substrate-binding protein, whose protein sequence is MQKYSLTSLAKAGLFHSLKRQMKKLALPTWGILLTSLTACSQNTTNFNAAVARSVAQDKIVIDLGWHEYINFRQGFDPTDGWSWDSYSDPLLQSRLLRRDINQGLVMDLAVDYQLSSDGKIWTVKIRPDVRFSDGKPLTAEDVAYTFNKDTELSLEKFLDKAVATGDYEVKFYLKKPNVIFVDKLASLGIVPKHAHSKTYNRNPIGSGPYKLVQWVEGEQIVLEANPYYYGNKPSIKRVVFLFTQGDAAFAAAKSGRAQIAKIPYPLAKHSVKGMQLYQVPTLDHTVTILPFAPDTGQKNAQGYPTGNNVTSDRGIRQAINYAINRQKLVDAILWGYGSSVYGYPGGPPWQEPAPAIADADINKAKQILAEAGWRDSNGNGTVDRQGIEAEFTLLYTASLPHEQGLAMAIAQMLKPVGIKIKPEGSYWEQMKHRIQHDAWFYTLTTRSLDLRSLYRSPLGIPNGRPNYSNYTNPTVDRILDQGLGAANEIAASKFWKQVHWNGQTGIGPQGDAASAWLVNLNETYLVSKCLDIGRPTVPSQRYQGRLLGNITEWKIICNS, encoded by the coding sequence ATGCAAAAATATTCACTGACTTCTCTTGCCAAAGCAGGTTTATTTCATTCGCTAAAACGACAGATGAAAAAGCTGGCTTTGCCTACTTGGGGAATTTTACTTACAAGCCTAACTGCCTGTAGCCAAAATACTACAAATTTCAACGCAGCAGTAGCCCGTTCTGTTGCACAAGATAAAATTGTCATCGATTTAGGATGGCATGAATACATTAATTTCCGCCAGGGATTTGATCCCACCGATGGTTGGTCTTGGGATAGTTACAGCGATCCATTATTGCAAAGTCGTCTATTGAGGCGTGACATTAATCAAGGATTAGTCATGGATTTAGCTGTTGACTATCAATTGAGTAGCGATGGCAAAATCTGGACAGTAAAAATCCGCCCCGATGTCCGCTTCAGTGATGGAAAACCCTTAACAGCAGAAGATGTTGCTTACACATTCAACAAAGACACAGAATTAAGTTTAGAAAAATTTCTAGACAAAGCTGTAGCTACAGGTGATTACGAGGTGAAATTCTACCTCAAAAAACCAAATGTCATCTTTGTTGACAAACTCGCTAGCTTAGGCATTGTCCCCAAACACGCCCACAGCAAGACATACAATCGTAATCCCATTGGTTCTGGCCCTTACAAATTAGTACAGTGGGTAGAGGGAGAACAAATCGTATTAGAAGCTAACCCTTATTACTACGGGAACAAACCCAGCATTAAGCGTGTTGTTTTCTTATTCACCCAAGGAGATGCTGCTTTTGCGGCTGCTAAATCAGGTCGCGCTCAAATTGCCAAAATTCCCTATCCCTTGGCGAAGCATTCTGTAAAAGGAATGCAACTATATCAAGTTCCCACGTTAGATCATACCGTCACGATCTTACCTTTTGCCCCTGATACAGGACAAAAAAATGCTCAAGGTTATCCCACTGGAAATAACGTCACATCAGACCGAGGAATTCGCCAAGCAATCAACTACGCAATTAACCGCCAGAAATTGGTAGATGCAATTTTGTGGGGCTATGGGTCTAGTGTTTATGGTTATCCAGGTGGGCCGCCTTGGCAAGAACCAGCCCCAGCCATTGCTGATGCAGATATCAATAAAGCAAAACAAATCCTGGCTGAAGCTGGATGGCGAGATAGTAACGGTAATGGGACGGTGGATAGACAAGGAATAGAAGCAGAATTTACCTTGCTTTACACAGCAAGTTTACCCCATGAACAAGGATTAGCAATGGCGATCGCCCAAATGCTCAAACCAGTGGGTATCAAGATTAAACCAGAGGGTTCTTATTGGGAACAGATGAAGCATCGCATCCAGCATGACGCTTGGTTCTATACTTTAACAACACGTTCTCTAGATTTGCGTTCCCTCTACCGTAGTCCTCTGGGTATACCCAATGGTCGCCCTAACTACAGTAATTATACCAATCCCACAGTTGATCGCATCTTGGATCAAGGATTGGGTGCGGCTAATGAAATTGCTGCTAGCAAGTTCTGGAAACAAGTACATTGGAACGGTCAAACTGGAATTGGACCTCAAGGAGATGCTGCTTCTGCTTGGTTGGTTAATCTCAATGAAACCTATTTAGTCAGTAAATGCCTGGATATTGGTAGACCAACTGTACCATCCCAACGTTACCAAGGACGACTATTAGGAAATATTACCGAATGGAAGATAATTTGTAATTCGTAA
- a CDS encoding ABC transporter ATP-binding protein — MLSVKNLSVTFTMYDAGLIQKQLTVISDLDLEVNAGEIIAVVGSSGSGKSLLAHAILGILPHNAQVTGQMIFQGKPLTVERQAQLRGKQIALIPQSISYLDPLMRVGSQVHRAGHLSGLPKIKAKQEVDRVFDRYSLATAVKQQYPFQISGGMARRVLVATAAIGCAELLIADEPTPGLHPEIVVETLNHLRELASEGKSVILITHDLEAALQVADKVAVFYAGTTLEVAKAGDFTSGNLRHPYTQALWRSLPQNEFIPVPGSQPSPEALPVGCLFGDRCPLATEACWEARPQVRIVRGAPVRCIHVEG; from the coding sequence ATGTTATCAGTGAAAAATCTGAGTGTCACTTTCACAATGTACGATGCGGGATTGATCCAGAAGCAGTTAACCGTAATTTCCGATTTAGATTTAGAGGTTAATGCTGGTGAAATAATTGCAGTGGTTGGTTCCAGTGGCTCAGGAAAAAGTCTCCTCGCTCATGCCATCTTGGGTATATTACCGCACAACGCCCAAGTGACAGGACAGATGATTTTTCAGGGAAAACCGTTAACTGTAGAACGTCAGGCGCAGTTGCGAGGAAAGCAAATCGCTCTAATTCCCCAATCTATAAGCTACCTTGACCCTTTGATGCGTGTTGGTTCTCAGGTGCATCGTGCAGGTCATTTAAGTGGATTACCTAAGATAAAAGCTAAACAAGAAGTAGATCGAGTATTTGACCGTTATAGTCTGGCTACGGCGGTAAAACAGCAGTATCCTTTTCAAATTTCTGGAGGTATGGCGCGGCGAGTGCTGGTTGCTACAGCAGCAATAGGGTGTGCTGAGTTGTTAATTGCGGATGAACCTACTCCTGGGTTACATCCAGAGATTGTAGTAGAGACTTTGAATCATCTGCGGGAACTGGCTAGTGAGGGTAAAAGTGTCATCTTAATTACCCACGACTTAGAAGCAGCCTTGCAAGTAGCGGATAAAGTGGCTGTGTTTTATGCAGGGACAACCCTAGAAGTGGCGAAGGCTGGTGATTTCACCTCTGGAAATCTGCGTCATCCTTATACCCAAGCTTTGTGGCGATCGCTTCCTCAAAATGAGTTTATCCCTGTTCCCGGTAGCCAACCCAGCCCAGAGGCTTTACCTGTTGGTTGTTTATTTGGCGATCGCTGTCCCCTAGCAACAGAGGCTTGCTGGGAAGCTAGACCCCAAGTTCGGATAGTACGGGGCGCACCCGTGAGGTGTATTCATGTTGAAGGCTGA
- a CDS encoding GIY-YIG nuclease family protein, giving the protein MWLKYGVDQDGALLSIQDVSSGKTLLKCPYCQGDLIAKKGKVKQHHFAHDQETCHPVAKRKFPTLPLYDNFNIELALKDLKQLKLLWSEYGAKNYPINYDLTSPGLLKSGVLRKNIYLNSPGYEFSDLGKIPVGALDFQRFNEIQEPLILKKLLKLELALQHAQHKNASDLEYRLTDLKLYYAQVKRILSSTLYFLEIISDKGTFYKIGVTARPVIERVAEVERDLVPHYGTVAIKVLGSWAHRGNIELYFKHRYQKFNYPIEILTEYFNFTAEDMGIVLSDLQRMQPKTLSQLEMAIFEENVSFKQIAI; this is encoded by the coding sequence ATGTGGCTTAAATACGGTGTGGATCAAGACGGAGCTTTGTTAAGTATTCAAGATGTCTCTAGTGGTAAAACTTTACTTAAATGTCCTTATTGCCAGGGCGATTTAATTGCTAAAAAAGGCAAAGTCAAGCAACATCATTTTGCTCATGATCAGGAAACCTGCCACCCCGTAGCTAAACGGAAATTTCCCACTCTACCACTTTATGACAATTTTAATATTGAACTAGCGCTTAAAGATTTAAAGCAATTAAAATTATTATGGAGTGAGTACGGAGCTAAAAATTATCCTATCAATTATGACTTAACTTCCCCTGGCTTATTGAAATCTGGAGTATTAAGAAAAAACATATATTTAAACTCACCGGGTTATGAATTTAGTGATTTAGGTAAAATTCCTGTGGGAGCGCTTGATTTCCAGCGATTCAACGAAATACAAGAACCGCTAATACTTAAAAAGCTGTTGAAACTGGAGTTGGCATTGCAACACGCTCAACATAAAAATGCTTCTGATTTAGAATACAGACTTACAGATTTAAAACTGTACTACGCTCAAGTCAAACGTATTTTGTCTTCTACATTGTATTTTTTAGAAATTATAAGCGATAAAGGCACTTTCTACAAAATCGGAGTTACTGCTAGACCCGTCATAGAGCGAGTAGCAGAAGTAGAAAGAGATTTAGTTCCGCACTACGGTACTGTTGCTATTAAAGTCTTAGGTAGTTGGGCGCATCGGGGAAATATTGAATTATATTTCAAACACCGCTATCAAAAATTTAATTATCCTATCGAGATTTTGACTGAGTATTTTAACTTTACTGCTGAGGATATGGGTATTGTTTTGAGTGATCTACAGCGAATGCAACCAAAAACACTATCTCAATTGGAAATGGCTATTTTTGAGGAAAATGTTAGCTTCAAGCAAATTGCTATTTAG
- a CDS encoding ABC transporter permease, which yields MKLQNAISVTRSPKRRPWILGNRRSKTLAIALLCLFVLIVLLFGTQIISKSGLEINLQAQNQPPNFAHPFGTDWLGRDMLTRTLHGLSLSLWVGLLTAICSAVLALVLGTISAIMGGKVDVAITWLIDVFFSLPHLVLIILVAFAAGGGVGGLLISIIITHWMALARLLRAEVLQIKNSDYVQLSAKLGRSPLWIARHHMIPHLFPQFIVGLILQFPHAILHEAGLTFLGLGLSPETPALGIILSESMRYLSAGYWWLSVLPGVALLIAVKAFDILGASVRALLDPKTSQG from the coding sequence ATGAAACTTCAGAATGCTATTTCTGTTACTCGCAGTCCAAAACGTCGTCCCTGGATTCTGGGTAATCGCCGGAGTAAAACTTTAGCGATCGCACTCCTTTGTTTATTCGTGCTGATCGTTCTGCTTTTTGGTACTCAAATTATTAGCAAAAGTGGACTAGAAATCAACTTACAAGCTCAAAATCAACCGCCCAACTTTGCTCATCCCTTCGGTACTGATTGGTTGGGAAGAGATATGCTCACCCGCACCCTGCATGGATTGAGCCTGAGTTTATGGGTTGGGTTACTTACTGCTATCTGTAGTGCAGTGTTAGCACTGGTGCTAGGCACAATTTCCGCAATTATGGGTGGTAAGGTCGATGTGGCTATTACTTGGTTAATTGATGTGTTTTTCAGCCTACCTCATTTGGTGCTGATTATCTTAGTGGCATTTGCGGCTGGTGGTGGAGTAGGGGGTTTGTTAATTTCCATCATTATTACTCACTGGATGGCATTAGCAAGACTCCTACGAGCAGAAGTTTTGCAAATCAAGAATTCCGACTACGTGCAACTATCTGCTAAATTGGGGCGATCGCCTTTGTGGATTGCCCGTCATCACATGATACCCCACCTGTTTCCTCAGTTCATCGTCGGGCTGATTTTACAGTTTCCCCATGCGATTCTCCATGAGGCTGGTCTTACCTTCTTGGGTTTGGGTCTTTCGCCAGAAACACCTGCCCTCGGTATTATACTATCAGAATCAATGCGCTACTTATCAGCAGGTTACTGGTGGCTTTCAGTATTACCTGGAGTGGCTCTATTAATTGCTGTCAAAGCATTTGATATCTTGGGTGCAAGTGTGCGTGCATTGCTTGATCCCAAAACAAGTCAGGGATAA
- a CDS encoding sensor histidine kinase, whose protein sequence is MLLLPTKLLTKNSRLSRLLVMLGLFVTVVLMEFTTPTEYVFGYFYTGPILLTNSWFGGAATFGATTIAVFLTILNIFLPGGEVIETSTVASRAIAAMALIVTGVLSERLRRSQEAITVTRAKLESQQELIKLREDFASTLTHDLKTPLLGAIETIKAFQQEQFGSVSPTQQEVLDTMARSHKTSLQLVETLLDVYRNDIEGLKLNLAPVDLTNLAEDVASSLIALAANRRVHLSVSYGNSDWRHALWVQGDTLQLQRVFNNLLVNAINHSRRGAKVEVVLEGQASYQLVKILDTGAGIQPEQFPYLFERFYQGHSDRQAKGSGLGLYLSRQIIEAHGGIIWAENRVPTGAMFAFKLPVYPFPSLTA, encoded by the coding sequence ATGCTTCTACTTCCTACGAAACTTCTGACTAAAAACTCACGATTGAGTAGATTGCTAGTCATGTTAGGGCTGTTTGTAACTGTCGTGCTAATGGAGTTTACTACACCTACAGAGTATGTGTTTGGCTACTTTTATACAGGGCCAATATTATTGACGAACTCATGGTTTGGGGGGGCTGCGACCTTTGGAGCGACGACGATCGCAGTTTTCTTAACGATTTTAAATATTTTCTTACCAGGGGGTGAAGTTATTGAAACATCCACAGTTGCCAGTCGCGCGATCGCCGCAATGGCCTTGATTGTAACTGGTGTGTTAAGTGAGCGCCTGCGTCGTTCCCAAGAAGCGATCACCGTTACCCGTGCCAAATTGGAATCTCAACAAGAATTAATCAAACTGCGAGAAGATTTTGCCTCTACACTCACCCATGATTTAAAAACCCCACTTTTGGGAGCAATTGAAACTATCAAAGCATTTCAGCAAGAACAATTTGGCTCAGTCTCACCCACTCAGCAGGAAGTATTAGACACAATGGCACGCAGCCACAAGACTTCTCTACAACTTGTAGAAACTTTGTTAGATGTCTATCGCAACGATATTGAAGGCTTAAAACTGAACTTAGCACCTGTAGATTTGACCAACTTAGCAGAAGATGTGGCTAGTAGTTTGATTGCATTAGCTGCCAATCGTCGCGTTCATCTCTCAGTTAGTTATGGTAATTCTGACTGGCGACACGCATTGTGGGTTCAAGGTGATACGCTGCAACTGCAACGAGTTTTTAATAACCTTTTAGTGAATGCGATTAATCATTCCCGGCGCGGCGCAAAGGTAGAAGTAGTTTTAGAAGGGCAAGCTTCTTACCAACTGGTGAAGATTTTAGATACAGGTGCAGGTATTCAACCAGAACAGTTCCCTTATTTATTTGAACGATTTTATCAAGGACATAGCGATCGCCAAGCTAAGGGTTCGGGATTGGGTCTTTACTTATCTCGCCAAATTATTGAAGCCCACGGAGGTATAATTTGGGCAGAGAACAGAGTACCCACTGGTGCTATGTTTGCTTTCAAACTGCCCGTTTATCCATTTCCATCTCTAACTGCGTAA
- a CDS encoding ABC transporter ATP-binding protein, which produces MLKAEHLSFRHHSQQRWILQDFSLELAKGEVVGLTGASGLGKTTIGKLLAGYLQPTQGKVTCDGQPLPSSSYCPVQLIFQNPELAVNPRWRISKILAEGQPPSDDLLAALGIHQSWLNRYPHELSGGELQRIAVARSLNSHTRYLIADEMTAMLDANTQALIWQVVIKYAKEHEVGILVISHEVALLQRLCIHIIDLSQLTWGKYSGAM; this is translated from the coding sequence ATGTTGAAGGCTGAACATTTATCTTTTCGTCACCATTCCCAGCAAAGGTGGATTTTGCAAGATTTTAGTTTGGAATTAGCCAAAGGCGAAGTTGTGGGTTTGACTGGGGCGAGTGGTTTGGGTAAAACCACAATTGGTAAACTCCTGGCTGGATATTTACAACCAACTCAAGGAAAGGTGACTTGTGATGGTCAACCCTTACCCAGCAGCAGTTATTGTCCTGTACAGCTGATTTTTCAAAACCCTGAACTAGCTGTTAATCCACGTTGGCGAATCAGTAAAATTTTAGCAGAAGGACAACCGCCTTCAGATGATTTACTCGCTGCTCTAGGCATTCACCAAAGTTGGCTCAATCGCTATCCCCATGAACTCAGTGGGGGTGAGTTGCAACGAATTGCAGTGGCGCGATCGCTCAACTCTCATACTCGCTACTTGATCGCAGATGAAATGACAGCAATGCTAGATGCTAACACTCAAGCTCTGATTTGGCAGGTAGTGATTAAATATGCCAAAGAGCATGAAGTGGGAATTTTAGTCATCAGTCATGAAGTAGCTTTACTTCAGCGTCTTTGCATTCACATCATTGATTTGAGTCAACTAACTTGGGGTAAATATAGCGGTGCGATGTAG
- a CDS encoding ABC transporter permease, with the protein MNFLLRFFLKKLLYLFLLLLTVAIITFVLMDLSPIDPIDAYVNASLRLTLTPEQRELIAQRWGLDKPMITRFFLWLGQLLQGNWGESMVYRASVWQVIANRFSASLWLMGLAWLLSGCFGVTLGILAGAKEGSFLDQTIRLYAYTLASSPTFWIALLLLTLFSVTLQVTPICCASPPGVLLRDVSLWDRLYHLILPALALSLMGVASVALSTREKLIEILHSNFALFAYAQGETKTGLILHHGLRNIALPAITLQFASLGELFGGSVLAEKVFGYPGLGDATIQSALSGDVPLLVGIVFFSAVFVFTGNALADFTYQIIDPRIRLGNPTP; encoded by the coding sequence ATGAATTTTTTATTGCGATTTTTTCTGAAAAAACTGCTTTATCTTTTCCTGTTGCTATTGACAGTGGCAATTATCACCTTTGTGTTGATGGATTTATCTCCCATTGACCCAATTGATGCTTATGTCAATGCTAGTTTACGACTGACACTGACTCCTGAACAAAGAGAATTAATTGCCCAGCGTTGGGGATTAGATAAGCCAATGATTACCCGCTTCTTTCTTTGGTTAGGGCAACTTTTGCAAGGGAATTGGGGCGAGTCTATGGTTTATCGAGCATCAGTATGGCAAGTGATTGCTAACCGCTTTAGTGCATCCCTATGGTTGATGGGGCTGGCTTGGTTGCTGTCAGGATGCTTTGGTGTAACTCTTGGTATCCTCGCTGGAGCAAAAGAAGGCTCATTTTTGGATCAAACTATTCGCCTGTATGCCTACACTTTGGCATCATCTCCCACCTTTTGGATTGCTTTACTATTACTGACCTTATTTTCTGTCACCTTACAAGTTACACCAATTTGCTGTGCCTCACCGCCTGGGGTATTGCTGCGGGATGTCAGCCTTTGGGATAGACTATATCATTTAATCTTACCTGCTCTAGCACTGAGTTTAATGGGTGTTGCCAGTGTTGCCTTATCGACTCGTGAAAAACTGATCGAAATTCTCCACAGCAACTTTGCTTTGTTCGCCTATGCTCAAGGAGAAACGAAAACAGGGTTGATTCTACATCACGGTTTGCGAAATATTGCCTTACCTGCGATTACATTACAGTTTGCGAGTCTAGGAGAATTGTTTGGCGGTTCTGTGCTGGCGGAAAAGGTGTTTGGCTATCCTGGTTTGGGTGATGCGACAATCCAATCTGCACTCTCTGGTGATGTACCTTTACTGGTAGGCATTGTTTTCTTCAGCGCAGTGTTTGTCTTCACAGGTAATGCTCTAGCAGACTTCACCTATCAAATTATTGATCCCCGCATTCGTCTTGGAAATCCCACACCATGA